The genome window GGCAACGACCGCTGGCCCGACGTCCTCGCCGCACGGGTGCCGACGGCGGTGCTCAACCAGGCCGCGGGCGGCAACCGCGTGCTGCAGGACGGCCTCGGCCCGAACGTGCTCGCGCGCCTGGACCGCGATCTGCTAGCCCAGAGCGGTGTTTCCCGGGCGATCGTGTTCGAGGGCGTCAACGACATCGGCACGGCCACCCCGGCCGACGCCGCGGACGTGGCCGGGCAGCTGATCGACGCCTACGACCAGATCCTGGTCCGCGCCCACGCCGCCGGCATCGACGTCTACGGCGCGACGCTGACCCCCTTCGGCGGCAACACGGCTTACGACGCACCGGAGCGCGAAGCGGCACGGCAGCGGGTGAACGCGTGGATCCGCGAGCCCGGCCATTTCGACGCGGTTCTGGACTTCGATCGCGTGGCCCGCGACCCGGCGCTCCCAGCCCGGCTGCTGCCCGCCTACGACGTCGGTGACCACCTGCACCTCAACCCCGCCGGATATCGCGCGGTGGGTTCGAGCGTTCCCGCGCACCTATTCCGGACCGGCTGAAAGAAATGTCCACGAGCCGGAAAGTGGACAATTCTTGGACGCCATTTCCGGCCGGTCATCACGGATCGCCGAACCGGCCCTGACGGACGGTGATCAGCCCGGCGAGCGCCGGATATCCGTTGGGACACAAGCGAGTCTCGAAGGTGGGGGCCTGTGCCGCGCGTCACAGGTTCACCCTATAGTGGCGCCGTCTAGTCGTCCTCACAGTGAGTCGTCGCTCCCCGGGAAGGGAAACCATGTCCGACGTCATCAACAGCATCTTCGGCCGCCCCAAGAACGAAAACCCCAGCTCCGGCGAGTACGCCTACGGCAGCGCCGAGCCCGAACCCGTGGTCGCCGTCGCCCCGGCCGACAGCGCCGAAGACACGGATTCCGCACCCGAGCCCGAGACGGCCGAGGAAACCGCCGAAGACGTCGCCGTCGACAGCGACACCGACGAGGACAGCGACACCGACAGCGCCGAGGACGCGGCGGACTCCGAAGAGGACAGCGCCGAAGCCGAAGAGGACTCCACGGAGGACGACCCGGCCGCCGACGTCGCCGAGGACGACACCGACCCCAACGCCGTCGTCACCGAAGAAGACGCCGAGCCGGTCGCGGAAGCCGAGCCGGCCGCCGAGACCGAAGCGGCCGCCGAAGCCGAACCGGCCGCCGAGGCCGTCGTCGCCGAGGCCGAAGCCGTGATCACCGAAGCGGCCGCCGCCGAGACCGAGACCCGGCCCGCCGCCGGTACCCGCGGCAGCACCACGGTGGCCGACGGGGTGGTCGCGAAGATCGTCACCCGCGTCGCCGCCAAGGCCGAAGGCGTGCACAGCGTCGCCGAAGACGGCATCACGATCGAGCTCGCCGACGACGTCGCCTGGATCACCATCCCGCTGGTGATCGACTTCGGCCACGCGGTCAAGGCACTGGGCGAGCAGATCCGGGTCGCCGTGATCGACGCCGTCGAGCAGTACCTGGGCCTCGACGTCGAGGTCGTGGACGTCCACGTCACCGACATCCACTTCCCGGAAGCGGACTGACTCCCCCGCGCCCGGTCCCGTCATCCGGGACCGGGCGCCGGCCCGGCCGTCCGCTTCGGACGGTCCGGGCGATGATCTCTCCCCCGCCGGGGTGAAGCCGGTGGGGGAACCCGCGATTGCCGTCCTTCGGCCCTGTCGCACTGGGCGAACACCCACCACTCGTTCGAGTGGCGCGACCCCGATGATCTTCACCGGTCACGGGCACGCGATGTCACGCGATGTCGATTTCCCGCGTGGGTAAAGGATTTCCGGAGCCCGTCGAGGCCCTCCGCCGTCGTCGGGCCGGGTACGGCGGTGCGCTGCTACTGTTCCGCCGCTCTGGTCCGGACCACGCCGGCCAGGTCCTCCTCGCGGGCGGCCGTCTCTTCGCCGCCCCGATCTCCGGAAAAGGCGACTCTTGATCCACCTGAACCACCCCGGCCTGCGCGAGCCCGCGCCGGACCTGCCCGACTGGCACGTCACCGCGTTCCCCGGACCGCGGCCGGGCGACGGCGACCTGTCCCTGCTCGACGCCGTCCGCGCGCTGCGGGCCCGCATCCTGTTCGACCACGGCCGCCGCCCCGCGTTCCGCCGCGCGGACGGCTCCCACGCCGACGACCAGGACCTGGACTTCGGAGCCTGGCACTTCATCGCGCGGCGCAGTCCCGGCGGCCCGCCGCTGGGCTACATCCGGCTGTCCACTCCGGACACGAGCGCACGCTTCCAGTCCCGGGACTTCCTCGGTGACGAGGACTACGAAGAACTCCTCGCGGCCGAAGGGTTCCCGGCCGCGGACGTGTTCGAGCACAGCAGGCTCGTGGTCGAGCACCGCGCCCGCAAGCTCGGGCTCGGCCTCCACCTCAACGCGCTGGCCATCGCCGCGGCCCACCACCTCGGCGCGCGGGCGATGATCGGCACCTCCGGCACGAAGGACGGCCAGGACCGCTTCCACGAGCGCTTCGGTTTCCGGCCCGTCCGCGGCACCCGCCGCTACGTGCCGCAGTACACCGAAGACGTCGTGATCATGCTCCACCGCGTCGCCGACGGCGGTGGGCAGCACCACGACCTGATCACCCGGCTGCGCGAGGAGTTCCCGGTCATCGCCGCCGCGGGCGCGGGCCCGCTGCGGCCCGCGCCGCCGGTGCGCCGCCCCGCTCCGGTCACGCTGAGCGGCGCCGCCGCGCCCGACCGCGACACCTTCCGCCCGGTCCTGCACACCGCGGCCGATCTCGACGCGCTGCTGGCGTCCGGTGCCGTCCGCGAAGTCCACGACACGATCGACGAGCAGCTCACCGAACTGGTGCGCAGCCGCGAACCGGCGTGCCGCGACGCGACCGAGGTCGCGCGCAAGAAGCGTGAGCAACTGGCCGGCGCCGAGCCGTGGGAGTACGGCACCTGGGCGTGGTACCCGTGGTCGGGGCGGCTGGTGCACGTCCTGCCCCGCGAAGAGTTCCGCCTGGTCCGCACCGACCGCAACCGCGGCCGCATCGAGCGCCCGGACCAGCGGCGGCTGCTCGGCAAGCGGATCGGCGTCATCGGCCTGTCGGTCGGCAACAGCGCGGCGCTGACGTTCGCGCTGGAGGGCATCGGCGGCGCGTTCAAGCTGGCCGACTTCGACGACTTCGGGCTGTCCAACATGAACCGGCTGCGCGGCGGGCTGCACGACCTCGGCGTCAACAAAGCCGTGCTGTCGGCGCGGCAGATGGCCGAGATCGACCCGTACCTCGACATCGAGATCGAGCGGGCCGGGCTGACCCCGGAGACGATCGAACGGTTCTTCGCCGGCGGGCTCGACCTGCTCGTCGAGGAGTGCGACACGCCGTGGGTGAAGATCGCGGCGCGCGAGTACGCCCGCGACCTCGGCATCCCGGTCGTGATGGACTGCAACGACCGCGGCATGCTCGACGTCGAGCGGTTCGACCACGAACCCGACCGGCCGCTGCTGCACGGCCTGCTCGGCGACGTGAAGTCCGTCGACGTGCTGGAGCTGACCGCGCAGTCCCGGACCGAGCTGATCCTGGCCATGGTGGACGCCGGCCGGATCAGCCCCGAGCTGGCGGCGTCGTTCGGCGAGCTGGGCCGCACCTTGAGCAGCTGGCCGCAGCTGGCTTCGGGGGTCGCGCTCGGCGGCGCCCTGTGCGGCGAAGCGGCCCGCCGCATCCTGCTCGGCCACCCGTGCGCGTCGGGCCGGTTCTACACCGACCTCGACCAGCAGCTCCACCCGTCGCGCGACGTCTACGCGGGCGGTGCGCGGTGACCGCGCTCCCCGTGCCGGTGGCGATCACCGGCACCGGCGTCCACCTGCCGCCGCAGGTCGTGACCAACGCCGAACTGGCGTCGACGCTGGACACGTCGGACGAGTGGATCGTCAGCCGCACCGGCATCCGCTTCCGCCGCCGCCTCGCCCCGGACCGCGCCACCTCGGACATGTGCGCGGCCGCCGCCCGGCCGGCCCTCGACGCGGCCGGCGTCACGCCCCGCGACCTCGACGCGATCATCGTCGGGACCTACACCTCCGACCAGCCCCTGCCTTCGACGGCGTTGATCGTGAAGGAACTGCTCGGCGCCGGCCGCGCGCTGACCCTCGACGTCACGCAGGCGGCGTGCGCCAACGGGGTCCAGGCGCTGTTCCTGGCCGCGCACCTGCTGCAGACCTCGGCGGCGCGCACGGTCCTGGTGCTGGCGGCGGACTGCGCGTCCCGGGTGACGGATCCGGCCGACCGCACGACCAGGGTGTTCTTCGGCGACGCGGCGGGCGCGGCGGTCCTCACCCGGGCCGCGCCGGGAGCGGGCCTGCTGGGCTGGGACTTCGGCGCGGAGCTGTCGTACGACGTCGAGATCCCGGCACCGGGCGAGTACCTGAAGATGAACGGCCGCGCGGTCTGGACCACGGCGACCCGCTGCCTGCCGGACAGCATCCTCCGGGCGGCGGACGACGCGGGCGTGCCGGTGGAGGAGGTCACGCACTTCTTCCTGCACCAGGCCAACCTGAACATCCTCACGGCGGCACTGGACAAGCTGTCCATCCCGCGTTCCCGCGCCCCGATCACCGTCGACACGCTGGGCAACACGGGTTCGGCGGGCGTGTTCACGGCCCTGCACGAACGGTTCGGCTCGGGCGCGGTCCGTCCGGGTGACACGTACGTGGTGTCGTCGATCGGCGCGGGCTTCCAGTGGGGCACGTTGTGCTTCCGCCACGGCTAGACTGCCGTGGCGTTCGGTGACGGATCGGGAAGGCGGGACATGCCCATCGACAAGGTGCGGGTGGATCTGGGCTGGGGCCCGGCGAAGCTGTCCGGCGAATGGCGCCCGGACCAGGCAGAACGCGATGCGGCGTGGGAACTGTACGTCGAACTGGTGACCCGGATCACGGTGGCCCCGCTCGCCCCGGACCACGGCATCCTGCGCGAGGCGCTGGCTTCGCTGTACCAGCTGTTCGGGGTGACGCGGGACGTCCTGCGCCGGTACGGCCCGTCGGTGGCCAAGCCGCCTCGGAAGGGTGAGTACCGCTTCGGCCACCTGGCGATCTGGATGCTGAACGCGGTGCTGCGCCCGGTGCTGGCCCAGTGGCACCCGGCGCTGCAGGAGTGGGAGGCGAGCCGCCCCGACCGCACGTCGATCGTCGCCCACGAAGCGGCGTGGCCGCGGTCGGTCGAGCTGCGCGCCGAGCTGGAGCGGCTGCGGCTGGTGCTGCTGCAGTACGCGGAGATCTTCGCGGAGGTGTGCGAGGCGCCGGCGCTGATCGACGCGACGCACGCCATCCTGGCGCAGTACGAAGCGAAGCAGTCCTAGCGCGAGACCGCGTAGCGCAGGTGCGTGACGCCGCGGTCTTCGAGGCGGCGGGCCAGCCGCAGCTCGACCGGGTCCGACTCGCCGAACAGCCGCCGTCCGCCGCCGAGCAGCACCGGGACCAGGTGGATCTCCAGCTCGTCCAGCTGCCCGGCCGCCAGCAGGGCCTGCGCCGCACCCGCGCCGTGCACCATGACCGCGCGTTCACCGGCGGCCGCGCGTGCTTCTTCGGCGCAGGCCACCACGTCGGTGAAGTACCGCGTGCTGCCGGGCGCCGGGTCGGCCGGGTCGACGCGGTGGGTCAGCACGTGGATCGGCACGCCGTCGTGGTGGTCACCGCCCCACCGGCCGGCGAGCTCGTACGTCCGCCGTCCGGAGATGATCGCGCCGGTCGCCAGCGCCTCGCGGTAGATCTGCGCGCTCGGCCCGTCGCCGTGGCGGTCGTCCAGCCAGTCGAACAGCCGCCCGCCCCCGCGGCCCAGCTCCTGGCCGGGCCGGTCGTCCGGGCCGGCGATGAAGCCGTCGAGGGACATGGTCATGTAGAGGCGGATCATGGGGGTTCTCCTCGGAGTCGTGGTGCATCACCCCTGCGTCGAACGAACCCCGCCCGGATCGACAGCTCAGTCTTCCCGCGCCCGGGCGATCACCTCTTCCAGCCGCAGCGGGCTCGCCGGGTGGTGGGACAGGCACAGCGGCGTCGCCACCTGGCGGAACCCGAACGCCTCCCCGGCCACGTAGAACTGCGCGCGCTCCAGCCGTGAGATGTCCGCGACCGGGCTGCCCTTCGCACGGGCCAGCTCGTTGGCCGCGGCGATCTGGGCCGGGCTGTTGAGGCGGCCGAAGAACTGCGTCATCGCGTTGCCGACCACCTGGTTGTGCAGCCCCTTCGGCGCTTGCGTGGCGAAGAGCAGGCCGAGCCCGTACTTGCGGGCCTGGGAAGCGAGCACGATCGTGCTGCGCGTACTCGCCGTGAGACTCCCCGAAGACGCCATGGTCTGCGCCTCGTCCATCACGAACAACGCCCCCAGCGGCCGGTCCCCCGCCGGGTTGCGCTTGATCCAGGCGAACAGCTCCATCTGCAGCTGGTTGACGAAGTTCTGCCGCTGCTCCTCGGCCTGCAACCCGACGAAGCTGATCACCGAAACGCGCGCCCGCTTCCCGTCGGCGGGGGTCAGCAACACGCCCGGATCGACGGGTTCACCGCCGCCGGCGAAGAGCGGGTCGTTGACCATCGCCGCCTTGAGCACCTCGGCCAGCCCCGCGGCGATGCGCTTGGCGTCGTTGAGGTTGCTGACGTCCTCGGGCAGGTCGGTCAGCAGCTCGATGAGCGCCGGCAGGCTCCGCGACCCGGTCCGCGCGTGCTGCACGACCGCCTGCCGCAGGACGGCCAGCCCGATGTTGGTCTTCGCGGTGGTCCCGGTCAGCCGCGCCTGCGGCGCCAGCGTCGCCACGGCCACCTCGACGGCCGCGGCGAACTCGTCGGAGTCGTCGAGCACGCCGGCGAAGTCCGGCAGCGGCTGGAAGGCGAGCGGCCGCCCGGTCGCCCGCCCCGGCGTCCAGACGACGACGTCCGTCTCGGCCAGGTACCGCTTCGCGAGCTGGGCGTCATCGGGCCCCCAGCTGTCCGGCGGAACGGGCCAGGCGTCACCGAGCCGGGCGAGGTCGTTGTTCGGGTCGAGGACGATCGCGGAGACCCCGAGGAGCGCGCACTCCTCGACGATCCGCCGCAGCAGCACGGTCTTCCCGGACCCGGACCCCGCGAAGACGGCGGCGTGCTTGCGCAGCGCGGAGAGCTCGACCCGAACCGGCTCCCCGGAGCCGACTACGGTCCCGAGCGTGATCTCCCCCTCAGCCGGCGGCGGATGAGTCCCTTCGGCAGGCTGCCCCGACGGCTTCTCCGGCAGGACGGCGGACAAGAGTTCGGAACGGCTGGCGGGCCGTCGATCGATGAGCCACTCGTGCAGCTCGCGGCCGCCGTTGGCGAGCATCTTGTCGAGGGCCCAGAAGATCCGGACGTCGGCCGGGTTCGGCGGGATCGTCTTGCCGCCCGCGGTCGTGAACTTGTCCACCTCTTCCCGTGTCTTGGCGCCCTTCCCCCAGGCGTCCCGGAGGATGACGAGGTGCCGGTTGTCCGCCCCTTGCCGCTGCCCGGCCGCGGACCGCGCCTTCCGGAACCGGCTCAGCGCGGCACGCGGATCGCGCGCGGGGATCGCCCGGAACGCCCAGTGCTCCTGGAGGTCCGCGGCTTCGTCGAGGGTCCGGGTGAGCCAGGCGTGCACCTCACTCCGCGCGTTCTGCCGCTCGCAGGACCACTCGAGATCATCGTCCCCGACTTCGGTGACCCAGCACCGCAAGGCGGCGGAGAGCAGATCCGGCATGGCCTTGTCGACGCTCTTTTCCCCCAGCAGCTTCCCCGGATCGGCTTCGGCTTGCAGCTTCTCGAACTCGGCGTCTAGCTCGGCGAACCGATCGCTTTCGACGGCAGTCCGAACGGGCGGGGTCGGCACCGGGGCCTTCTCGTCGAAGGAGGTCAGCTCCCGGACCTGCCCGCTGCGCAGGCAGGCGTCGATGTGCGCGCCGATCCGCTTCAGCAGCTCGCGCGGGGTCCATTGCTCCCAAGGTCCTTCGAAAGCCGCGGGTGCCACCGGCCAGGTCGGGTGCGGTGGGGCGAAACCCATGGCCTGATAGGCCACCCCGAGCCGTTTCCCCACCAGGGCCCGGCCCGTCTCGGCGCGGGTGATCCGGCCGAGCGTCACCGATTCGCGGAAGCGATCGGGCACGGTTCCCGCTGCTTTCGTCCGGATCTGCTCCCATGTGCTCGGCAGGCACGCGAGCACCGTCAGGGTCTTGTGGGTGACTTCCCGCAAGCCCATGAGCCCGTCTGCGATCTGCGCGACGAGGAGGTCGTCCTGGACGTTCTGGCCGATTTCCTGGGTGCGCTGCGTCGACCGGGCGATCAGGGTGTCGAGCTGGTCGACGGCGATCACGACCGGACCGGTCAAAGCCAGCAGCCGCGTGATTTCCTCCACGAGCACACGAGCGGGCTTGGGGCGCGCGTAGATGTTCCACTGGCGGGCATCGGAGGTCAGCTCGGCGTCGCCGTCGAGGTAGTCCTCGCCGATGTACTTGACGCCGCGGTCCCGGCTCGCGACGAGCACGAGCGCCCGCGCGGTGTCCTCACAGTGCTCGGCGACCATCTCGTCCAGGCGGCGCACGCCGTCGACGAACGCCTCGATGTCGTCGACAGTGAGTCCGCTGCCGCGGCGGATCCTGGCCGTGACCTCGGCGCTGACCTGGGCCCGGAGGCACACGCGCAGGAGGAAGCTCTTCAGCTGCGACTCCCCCGATTCGTCCAGCCGCGCCAAACCGCGACGCAGTGCCTCGGCCGTGTTGTCCCAGAACGCCTCGGCGGCGGTCACGTCGTCGAGGAAGAAGTAGCCCCGCGCGCGGTGCACGTGCCGGCGGACGAGACCCAGGAGGTGCGTCTTGCCGACCCCCTTCAACCCGCGAAGGACGAGCCCGATCGGACTCGGTCCGTCGCTGGCCACGGCATCGCGGATCCCCGTGTCGAGAGCGGCGAGCGCGTCGTCGTGCAGTCCGTCGACGTGGTACGGCGAATCCCGCCAGACGTGGTCGGGCGTGTCGGCCCAGTCGAATCTCAGCGTCGCGAGTGCGGTCAGCTCGTCCATCGTCACGACACCTCGATCGAAATCAGGTGGTTGTCCTCACCGCCGATGCGGATCGCCGCTTCGCGATCCGCGGTGGTGAGCGACTTGCGGTTCTCCTCGGGGACGAGGTGCACCTTCCCCGCGCTGCTCAGTTCCTTCAGCACCGCGTCGACTTCCGCCGCGGACGCGCCCACCTTCGGCCGGAGGTCCACCAGGCCGACCCAGCCGCGAGGCTCCTTGACGAGCTCGTGGTAAGCCGCGCGGATGCGGTCTTCCAGGGATTCGGACCCGGTCGGGGGGAAAACGTCGAACAACCGCAGGTTCGCCCGGCGGAGGTAGTCGTCCAGC of Amycolatopsis solani contains these proteins:
- a CDS encoding Asp23/Gls24 family envelope stress response protein, which gives rise to MSDVINSIFGRPKNENPSSGEYAYGSAEPEPVVAVAPADSAEDTDSAPEPETAEETAEDVAVDSDTDEDSDTDSAEDAADSEEDSAEAEEDSTEDDPAADVAEDDTDPNAVVTEEDAEPVAEAEPAAETEAAAEAEPAAEAVVAEAEAVITEAAAAETETRPAAGTRGSTTVADGVVAKIVTRVAAKAEGVHSVAEDGITIELADDVAWITIPLVIDFGHAVKALGEQIRVAVIDAVEQYLGLDVEVVDVHVTDIHFPEAD
- a CDS encoding dihydrofolate reductase family protein encodes the protein MIRLYMTMSLDGFIAGPDDRPGQELGRGGGRLFDWLDDRHGDGPSAQIYREALATGAIISGRRTYELAGRWGGDHHDGVPIHVLTHRVDPADPAPGSTRYFTDVVACAEEARAAAGERAVMVHGAGAAQALLAAGQLDELEIHLVPVLLGGGRRLFGESDPVELRLARRLEDRGVTHLRYAVSR
- a CDS encoding 3-oxoacyl-ACP synthase III family protein — its product is MTALPVPVAITGTGVHLPPQVVTNAELASTLDTSDEWIVSRTGIRFRRRLAPDRATSDMCAAAARPALDAAGVTPRDLDAIIVGTYTSDQPLPSTALIVKELLGAGRALTLDVTQAACANGVQALFLAAHLLQTSAARTVLVLAADCASRVTDPADRTTRVFFGDAAGAAVLTRAAPGAGLLGWDFGAELSYDVEIPAPGEYLKMNGRAVWTTATRCLPDSILRAADDAGVPVEEVTHFFLHQANLNILTAALDKLSIPRSRAPITVDTLGNTGSAGVFTALHERFGSGAVRPGDTYVVSSIGAGFQWGTLCFRHG
- a CDS encoding helicase HerA domain-containing protein, translated to MDELTALATLRFDWADTPDHVWRDSPYHVDGLHDDALAALDTGIRDAVASDGPSPIGLVLRGLKGVGKTHLLGLVRRHVHRARGYFFLDDVTAAEAFWDNTAEALRRGLARLDESGESQLKSFLLRVCLRAQVSAEVTARIRRGSGLTVDDIEAFVDGVRRLDEMVAEHCEDTARALVLVASRDRGVKYIGEDYLDGDAELTSDARQWNIYARPKPARVLVEEITRLLALTGPVVIAVDQLDTLIARSTQRTQEIGQNVQDDLLVAQIADGLMGLREVTHKTLTVLACLPSTWEQIRTKAAGTVPDRFRESVTLGRITRAETGRALVGKRLGVAYQAMGFAPPHPTWPVAPAAFEGPWEQWTPRELLKRIGAHIDACLRSGQVRELTSFDEKAPVPTPPVRTAVESDRFAELDAEFEKLQAEADPGKLLGEKSVDKAMPDLLSAALRCWVTEVGDDDLEWSCERQNARSEVHAWLTRTLDEAADLQEHWAFRAIPARDPRAALSRFRKARSAAGQRQGADNRHLVILRDAWGKGAKTREEVDKFTTAGGKTIPPNPADVRIFWALDKMLANGGRELHEWLIDRRPASRSELLSAVLPEKPSGQPAEGTHPPPAEGEITLGTVVGSGEPVRVELSALRKHAAVFAGSGSGKTVLLRRIVEECALLGVSAIVLDPNNDLARLGDAWPVPPDSWGPDDAQLAKRYLAETDVVVWTPGRATGRPLAFQPLPDFAGVLDDSDEFAAAVEVAVATLAPQARLTGTTAKTNIGLAVLRQAVVQHARTGSRSLPALIELLTDLPEDVSNLNDAKRIAAGLAEVLKAAMVNDPLFAGGGEPVDPGVLLTPADGKRARVSVISFVGLQAEEQRQNFVNQLQMELFAWIKRNPAGDRPLGALFVMDEAQTMASSGSLTASTRSTIVLASQARKYGLGLLFATQAPKGLHNQVVGNAMTQFFGRLNSPAQIAAANELARAKGSPVADISRLERAQFYVAGEAFGFRQVATPLCLSHHPASPLRLEEVIARARED
- a CDS encoding ThiF family adenylyltransferase — its product is MIHLNHPGLREPAPDLPDWHVTAFPGPRPGDGDLSLLDAVRALRARILFDHGRRPAFRRADGSHADDQDLDFGAWHFIARRSPGGPPLGYIRLSTPDTSARFQSRDFLGDEDYEELLAAEGFPAADVFEHSRLVVEHRARKLGLGLHLNALAIAAAHHLGARAMIGTSGTKDGQDRFHERFGFRPVRGTRRYVPQYTEDVVIMLHRVADGGGQHHDLITRLREEFPVIAAAGAGPLRPAPPVRRPAPVTLSGAAAPDRDTFRPVLHTAADLDALLASGAVREVHDTIDEQLTELVRSREPACRDATEVARKKREQLAGAEPWEYGTWAWYPWSGRLVHVLPREEFRLVRTDRNRGRIERPDQRRLLGKRIGVIGLSVGNSAALTFALEGIGGAFKLADFDDFGLSNMNRLRGGLHDLGVNKAVLSARQMAEIDPYLDIEIERAGLTPETIERFFAGGLDLLVEECDTPWVKIAAREYARDLGIPVVMDCNDRGMLDVERFDHEPDRPLLHGLLGDVKSVDVLELTAQSRTELILAMVDAGRISPELAASFGELGRTLSSWPQLASGVALGGALCGEAARRILLGHPCASGRFYTDLDQQLHPSRDVYAGGAR